One Peromyscus leucopus breed LL Stock chromosome 20, UCI_PerLeu_2.1, whole genome shotgun sequence genomic window, GATTTCTAGAGGGAGGAAGCCAGCTCCGGAATGGTGACAGTGACAGACACTGGCCTTCCTGGCCCATTAGTAGTCAGCCTAGAGGATGCATCCCCGGGGCTGTCGCCGTGAATGCGGCTGGCTGGGGATGGTCTGCTCGTTTCACTGTCCCTTCTTgcctccccacctctgcctcctgcaccTCCTGGGCGGACAGGACCTGCGAGAGGAGTGTATCAAGCTGAAGAAGAGGGTGTTCGACCTGGAGCGACAGAACCAGATGCTGAGCACACTCCTGCAGCAGAAGCTGCAGCTCACAGCCAGCTCCCTCCCTCAGGTGGGCAGAGCGCCTCCCCTTTCTCCCCGGAGTCCGCTTCTGCGGCCCTGTGGGCACTCTGTGCTGTTCCCCTCAGAGGAGAGGGGTGTGAGGTGTCCTCAACGCAGGGCTGCGGCCATGCAGGGAAGACCTACCAGACCGGCAGGCCCGGACCTCAGCTGAGGGAAAACTCACTGAGTCCCCCCTCAGACTTAGCGGTCACCCCATTTCCAGGTTCTCCCCCACAGCTGGACAGcatcctttgttgttgttgttggacaggatctcactctgtagccctggctgaccttaaacttgaggcaattctcctgcctcagctacccaAGTACTGAGATGATAAGTatggccctccctccctcccagtgtACCCTTCTTATTGACAGAGAAAATTCGAATTTGCTCCAGCTGTGTGGGGAGTTGGGCGGAGGCTACAGATGCAGTTATTTCCAGCTCCCTGGAGGCCCCTGTGGCCACTGACGTGGCTCCTTCTAGCCAGGGACAGGGCAGGGCTAAGCATAAGCAACCCTTAGCTTCGTGTCACAGAGAGGACACGAAAGGCTCGTCGCCATGGTAACTGAATGTCCATGGCTGTACCTACTGGCCTCTGGCTCACACCTTCACTGGCACTGGTTTCTGCTGCCCTGGGAACAGTGGGAGGCTCTGGGGATGGGTCCTGGGTTCAGCTGCCACTGGTGCCACTCTGTCAGGAACCCTAAGGATGGGGTGCGACACAGAGAGAAGGTCAAGAACGGTCTAGAAGTCGAGGGGAGCAGCCAGCCCCTTCCCCCATCCTGACAAGAAAAGGAGTCCTTTAGCGGGGAGGAGCAGAGCCGGGTCTGTCTGAACTTGTGTCTCTCTGGATAACGCAGCCTGGCGTCCGATCCCGAGCTGGTCCCCAGGCAGCAGGGCCGAGTCTGCAGTCACTGCCGCCCTGCTGGTGGGCGCTGCAGGGCTCATCCCCAGAACCCCCGAGGCCTAGCCCTCAGCAGGCTCCCCCGATTTCAGTGACTAGGGCCACTGGGGGTTTGTCGGGTAGATCCCTCTAGCCTGGGTTACCATGGTGCAATGGAAAATTACAGACCTTGGCCTCAAAGAAACTGGGGTTGGGTTTCTAACTGAACTGTTTCTTAGCTAAGTGTGACCTCGGGCAGAGTATCAAACTGTGCAAACTGTAGGTTTTCCTCTTATAAATGGGCATAAAAAAATGCTTACATTACATGTTGTTGCAGGGATTAAATGAGATACTATAGAGTGCTTAGTCCACAGAAAGTTAGTATATGGCAGCAGTTTAGTATTATTAATGTGATCCCCGGGGTGCGCTTCTCCAGGTTGAAAGCTCCGTCGAGCAGACACTAATTCAGCTCTGCTCTTGTGAGCCATGCCGTTGCCAGTGCCCGGGGAACTGAACTGACTCTCAAGGCCCTGTGGGTGTTACATCCTGTGCAGGGTGGGTGTGGCCCTGGAAGGCCGAGACCACTAAGCGGCATGTCCGTGCACAGCCGTGCTACAGAGTCAAGTGTGGCCGTGCTGCTCATCCCAGGATGGGGACAGCTGGCCCTCGGAGCAGGACTGGGGGCctgggggcctggggagatgacttaTTCAGTGGTATTAGCGTATTAGTCAGGGcagtgtttaatcccagcaccccgtgtaaaaagctggacatgacGCTGTGCACTTACAGTTCAGGCTCCGGGGAGCTGGCGACAGGAAGGTCTCTAGCTCGCTAGCCAGCCAGCTGGAATACTCATTGAGCTCAGGCCCCACTGATGGACCCTGTCTCACCAGACAAGGCGGACGGCTCCTGAGGGACAGCGCTGacatgcacgcgcacgcgcgcgcacacacacacacacacacacacagttcctgtAAGAAAATGACATTGGACCTGTGTAGGTGGGAAGGAGAATGACCATCTATAGACGCTGTGGAGAAGGAAGCCCCATGGAGAGGACACTCGAGGGTGGTGCGTGTCAGCGTGGCTGGAAGGACGTGTGAGAAGATGGCCAGTAACAAAAGCTGGAGCTGCGGTCTTGAAGAATCCGcaggctggaggggaggagatCTAGAGTGGGCAACGGCCAGGAACGGCCGGGAAGGAGGCCCTGTAGCAGGAAAGTACTTTAGGAAAAAGATGTGTTAGCTCCCGTGTGCAAGACTAAAAAGCCGCTGAACGGGGTCATTGGAATGCCAAGCATTGTCCAGGCCAGAAGTGGGAAGATCTGGGCTGCACACGGCCAAAGGCAAGGCCCAGGTGCTGCGAGGGTGTGAAGGCTGTGAGGGATGAGGGTGTGTGAAGGGTTCGAGCTGAGTCGTTCCCGGTCAGCATGCCAGAAGAACTCAGTTCTCAACAACCACGCGAGAGCAAAGCAGGGAGCCCAGGACTGCACCCTCCTTGTTAGACGTTTCACATGAGACCGCTGGGGGACACAGAATGGTGGTTTCTgccttttcgtgtgtgtgtgtgtgtgtgtgtgtgtgtgtgtgtgtgtgtgtgtgtgagagagagagagagagagagagagagagagagagagagagcgagcgcctTGGGTGTGACATCTCCTTCAGACACTGTCCACCTTGTCCTGGAGGGACgcaggaaaggaagaggatgTCTCACTGGCCTTTTGCTAATGACAAGCTGGGACGGACAAGGGCATGCCACTGCGCCTGGCTTTTTTTACACGTGGGTACCAGGGATGGAAACATTTAGGCTTCGTGCTCACATAGCAACTACTGATCTGTCTCCCCAGCTCAGCTCACCTGCCCCAGTTCGTTTCTtcttgtgtgtctatgtatgtgtggtatgcgtgcatgtgcatggacacatgtatgtgtgtacacttgcACGTAGAGTCCAGAGGTtggtgtgtcttcctcagttgctcttccCCACCTTATACTGAGGGAGGGTATCTCACTTgaacacagagccatcttgcttcAGGGAGCCGGCCCTTGTCTTCTgtgggctggaattacaggctccCATGCCCACCTGGCATTGATAtgaatgctggggatctgaatccTGCGCCTCGTGGTTGCCTAGCACTccgcccactgagccatcctaccagtCCTGCCTTGGTTGTCTTCAGCCCTTCCATCTCCGTGTTCTCAGATCCTAGGTGGTCAGAACAGGAAGGGACCTTCATGGTAGTTTATAAGTGGAAGCAAAGTTGTGTTGGAGCCGAGATAGGCACACTGGGTTAGACTTACGGCGGTCTCTGGGCCCAGGACATCTCTCCCGACCCAAATCCCGTGTGCCACCTGGACCCGCCCTGTCTTCGGCTCTCCGGCTTTAGGCTGGCAGAAGAGCCGTATCGTGGGTCAGCGACATGGCTGGAGGGGCGGGTGGGTCGGAATGCCTGGCTCTGTGAGGGTCGGTGACAGCTGTGACTCTCTGCAGATCCCGCTCACCCCGCTCCAGACACCATCCGAGCCACCAGCCTCCCCGTCCCTGAACGCCGCTGAGGATCCAGCCGCCTCGCTGCCCTTAGGACACAGTGCTGGGCACAGAGAGGTAGGAGCGGGCTGAGCTGTGTGTCCGAGTGCCTAGAGGCTCCTAACAAGCCTGAGGGGAAGGGCTGTTTCCTGGGCACAGGCTCCTGGCCAGGCTGGAAGTGTGAGCCCTCAGCTGTCCCCTCAGCCCAAGAAAAACAggcccgcccctcccccagccacggCCTGCAAGCAGATGCATGAAGTCATGCGGCGGGAGTCAGAGCTCACACTTGCAGCCTCGTTCTGTGCCGGGTACCAACTATGCAGGACACCTTGGGGCTCTTTTCTTTATGGGGCTAAGCGTTATTACCATCTCATTTCACAACTGACACCCCAGAACTTAGGGGTCAGGTGACTTGTTGAAGGTCGTGTAAATGAGGTGGACCTGGCCTTGATCCCCCCTGACTCCAGAATACGTGTGGTTACCCACTGTACCAGAACAAGCAAGGACCGGGTCCCGGAGGAGCTTTGCATGGAGTCCTCACAAGTCCCTTCTGCGGGCTCTCCGGCCCGCTGGTCGGCTGACTGGGAAGGGCCCAGGCTTGCCTGCTCTGGGTGACTTAGGTCCTGGCTATGATACACCCTCCTCCTGAACATCACCCTCCTCCTGAACACCTCTTCTTTCTGGAGCCAGAATCTCAGGCAGGCCTCCCTCCATCCTGGAACAGACAGAGCTCAGAGCGGTAGCCGGTCAGGCCTGGTGACGTGAAGAGCAGTGGGGCGGAGGCTGGACGTGGGGTAACCAGTCTACTCCGAGTGTGAGGTACAACAGCCGTGCTAAGCGGGGCTCAGCCATCCTTGAGGAAGCTGGGCCGCTGTATCCCAAGAGCTGTGTGTCCCTGCATGGGACAGATGTAGCCAGACAAGCTTGTTCCCAGGATACTCTCTTACGTCTATCTTGAGGTCTGGGCCTTACAGGCCAGCTGCAGTCTCTTCCTCACCCTCTCTCCCCTCAGGTGTGTTGGGAACCGCAGTTGCGACCAGGAGGCCCGGGCCCCCCAGCCACTCCGCCCCCAGTGCTGGATGCCCTGTCCCCATTTCTGCGGAAGAAAGCTCAGATTTTAGAGGTGCTTCGAGCCTTGGAGGAGACGGACCCTTTGCTCCTCTGCTCGCCTGCCGCCCCCTGGCGGCCCCCAGGCCAGGGCCCCAGCTCCCCAGAGCCCATCAATGGCGAGCTCTGTGGCCCGCCCCAGCCTGAGCCCTCACCCTGGGCACCCTACCTGCTGCTCGGCCCTGGGAGCCTCGGGGCACTGCTGCACTGGGAGCGACTCTTGGGGGGCTCCGGGGAAGAAGGAGGCGGCGCCCGGCAACCCTGGGCTCCCAGCAGGGCGCCCGCACCAGCCCAGGGCCCCAGCTCTGGCCCACGCTGCACCCCAGGCAgtagctcctcctcctcttccgaTGAAGCAGGGGACCCTAATGAGGCACCCAGCCCCGACAGCCTGCTAGGTGCCCTGGCCCACAAGCAGGTGAACCTGGGCCAACTCCTCGAAGACACGGAGACTTATCTCCAGGCTTTCCTGACCGGGGCTGCAGGCCCTCTCAATGGTGACCACCCAGGTGCTGGGAAGCCATCCTCGCCAGATCCAGGACCCCCACAGCTGTCCAAGTCCAAAGGCCTCCCAAAGTCAGCTTGGGGTGGGGGTACCCCAGAGGCCAGCAGGCTGGGATTTGGTGCTACCTCAGAGGGCCAGGggccccttcccttcctcagcATGTTCATGGGTGCAGGGGACGCCCCCCTGGGCTCCCGGCCTGGCCACCCCCACTCTTCATCTCAGGTGAAAAGCAAGCTCCAAACCGGGCCCCCTTCTCCCGGGGAAGCCCAGGgaccccttcttccctctccagcCAGAGGTCTCAAGTTTCTCAAGCTGCCTCCAGCCTCAGAGAAGGTCCCCAGCCCAGGAGGCCCCCAGCTCAGCCCCCAGCTCCCCCGGAATTCTCGCATCCCCTGTCGCAGCGGCGGTTCGGACGGCAGCCCCTCCCCGCTGCTGGCCCGCAGGGGTCTGGCTGGAGGAGAGCTGTCCCCGGATGGGACACAGGGCCTGCCCAGCTGCCCTTCACCCTGCTCTGCAGCCCCAGACTCTGCGCAGCTCAGACCCTCCCAGTCGGCTGTGTCCACTACACTGTCCCCAGGACCAGGAGCGTCTCCCTGCTTTGACAGCATCCTGGACCTTTCCCGGAGCACCTTCAGAGGGTCGTCCCCAGAGCCGCCTCCATCCCCGCTGCAGGTGCCCCCCTACTCACAACTGACTCTGGAGGTGCCCCAGGCCCCCGAGGTCCTCAGGAGCCCTGGGGCCCCTAGCCCTGGCCTCTCAGAATCCTGCCCCTATGGAAGCCCCCAGGAGAAGAGTCTAGACAAGGCAGGCCCTGAGTCTCCCCATCCCAGCCGCAGGACTCCAGGCAGCTCATCCAAGAAGCCTGGCCAGGGATCAGGGCGGCGACCTGGTGAGCCTAGCCACACACCTCTGCGGGACAGATTGGCAGCCCTTGGAAAACTGAAGACAGGCCCCGAGGGGCCTCTAGGTCCAGAAAAGAATGGAGTGCCAGCCCGGCCTGGCACTGAGAAGGCCAGGGGACTAGGGCGGTCGGGAGACAGTACTGGAGACAGGCCTCCCACCACGAGGCCTCTTGAACAGCCAGAAGCGAAGGACGTCCTGAGAGGAGCGGTGGCCTTAGGCACAAGCAGCCTGAAGCAGCAGGACCTGGGACTGACCGATCCCGGGGCCCGAGTCTACTCGTCCCACTCCATGGGGGCCCGAGTGGACCTGGAGCCCACCTCACCAAGGAGCTGCCTCACCAAAGTGGAGCTGGCCAAGAGCCGGCTGGCGGGGGCTCTGTGTCCCCAGGTGCCCCGCACGCCTGTCAAAGTGCCAACCCCAGCCCCTAGCCTGGGCAAGCCCAAGAGCCCTCACAGCAGCCCCACAAAGCTGCCTTCCAAGTCACCCACCAAGGTGGTGCCCCGGCCTGTAGCACCCTTGGGCACCAAGGAGCCCTCCAAGCCTGACAAAGGGAAGGGCCCGCCTTGGGCAGATTGTGGCGTCCCGGCTGGCCAGCCGACATCCCCAGTACACGGCCCCGCCGCCGATCCAAGCCAGGGCTCAGAGGGGCCGGCCCCCCACTCGGCCATTGAGGAGAAGGTGATGAAGGGCATCGAGGAGAACGTCTTGCGACTCCAAGGTCAGGAACGGACTCCGGGCTCCGAAGCCAAGCACCGAAACACCAGCAGCATCGCCAGCTGGTTTGGCCTTAAAAAGAGCAAGCTGCCGGCTCTGAACCGCCGCGCAGAGGCTGCCAAGACCAAGGAAGGGGCTGGCGGAGGCTCCCCGCTCCGGAAAGAAGTCAAGACGGACGCCCGGAAGCTGGAAGCTGAGAGCCTCAACATCTCCAAGCTGATGGCGAAGGCCGAAGACCTGCGCCGGGcactggaggaggagaaggcctACCTGAGCAGCAGGGCCCGCCCCCGGCCGGGGGGGCCAGCCACAGTGCCCAGCTCAGGTCTGGGGCAGGTGCAAGGCCAGCTAGCCGGCATGTACCAGGGTGCAGACACCTTCATGCAACAGCTACTGAACAGGTGAGGGCCTGGGCCCAGTCGGTAGATACTCGGTGGGCTGGGGCTACCCTGGCAGTTTGGGCTTCCCAGAGGTCAAGGGGCATACAGTGCCACAGAGCTGGTGACCTGACCAAGGAGGGTTAGGATTGAGGAGAATGCGGTTTACCCCCCTGTCCTCCACGCTGGCTGGTGTTGGGCACAGAAAGCTCTCTTTTGACACGCTACCTCCTGATTCCTGCCCCCCTGCAGTCCCTCGGGTGCCTGCATGCACTAATTAAGTTTAATtaacatttaattaaatgttCTTCCTAACCAGATTGATGGAAGTCTACCTCAGGGAGCGGGTAAGAAAGATCCCTTTGCCTCCTGCCACTAAGGAAGTTGTGGTTTAGGGAAGGGGACCCACTTACAGTGTTTACTCTGTCCAGGCCAGTTGGGTAAAGGGGCTGAAGAACTCAGGCCCTGCCAAGGGCATTCATTTTGGGCCACCATGTTCTCAGAAATCCCAGGGCAGCAGGCCGAACTGTGGTATGTAGTCCCGTGTGGGAACTGGTCTGCCAGTGAGCTAGAACACCATGACTCGGGGAGCATTTGAAGGTGGGCTCCCATCTACCACTTTTCCCCGCCCCCTCCTACTTCTCTGCTCCCCCCTGCCCATCACGAGCTTCAGGAGGCGGGGTCATCCATAGGTCCCTGTCCCCAGGATGGCCAGCAGGGAGCACCTCCTTAGGGCCAACACCATTGAAGGGTCGGTGGCTGGCCTGTTGGTCCCTTTTGTATCACTAATTAGATGTGTGTCCAAGACAGACTACTTTATAAAGAGTTTGATTTTGGACCATGATTCTAGAGATCCATGGATCATGTCTGGTGATTACCTTCTGCTTCCAGAGTCCTGTGGTATCCCAAAGGGTCCTGGAATGAGACAGGGAGTGTGCATGTATGCTCTGTCGGTGTCTCCCTCTGAAAGCTACCAGTCACGGGGGCTGAACCCTAATGATGATGCCTAATCCTAGTCCCTTCCTGAAAGGTCCTGCCTCTGGAAGCATTTTCAtctttgtttgaaacaaggtctcaatatataggctgtcctcaaactccctgtgtagaccaggctggcctcaaactccctgtgtagaccaggctggcctcaaattcagagctcCACCCGACTCtgcccagtgctagaattaaaggcaagcaccaccatgcccaatagCATTTCCATCTTTTTTGAGGGCCGGGggatttgaaacagggtttctctgtgcagccctggctgtcctgaaactcgctctgtagaccaggctggcctcgaactcacagagacccgcctgcctatTAAACACTTGTGCCGCCACCTGGCCGACGTTTCCATCTTAATACTTAATTAGGAACGGTACATTTTAATACCTAAAGCCTTGGGAGACTCTGGCTAACTGGACCTTGGCACATGCTAGGCACCAATTCCCCTCACATCCACTGTGCTGTTGCCCCTAGGGTGGATGGCAAGGAGCTGCCCCCCAAGAGCTGGCGGGAGCCCAAGCCTGAATATGGGGATTTCCAGCCCGTGTCCACTGACCCCAAGAGTCCCTGGCCTGCCTGTGGGCCCCGGAATGGCCTGGTAGGCCCACTTCAGGGCTGCGGAAAACCTTCTGGGAAGGTGAGTTCCTGAGCAGGGGCTGTGTTGAGGGCCTGGCTCTGTCCTTCCCGGGCACCCGCATAGTGCCTTCCACCTGGCCCCCCCAAACCCCCAGAGCCATTATGGGGAACTTGGGGGAGTCACTGGACTGGACCCTCAGATCTCCTGTACCCACACAGCCCAGCAGTGAGCCAGGTAGGCGGGAAGAGATGCCctcagaggacagcctggccGAGCCGGTTTCCACCGCACACTTTACAGGTCAGCAGGGTCCCCTTCCCCCTTCACTCCGTCAGTGCCAGGGCCAGATCCTGGGCATCTTGGTGCCCAGCCCTGACTCTTGGGCATGAAGATCTCAGTGGCTGCCCTTCGGGGCACCTCTGTCAAGCTGAGAGAGAGTTTCGGGGGCGGGGGTGAGTTCTGTGAGACAAGCCTTTTAAGCCAGGAAGTGGGGTGGCCTGAAGCTGGGAGAGAGAGCAAAGGACTGAGCCTGAGCCGCATTCTTCTGTGTGCCCTCTCCACAGCCTGTGGCTCCTTGACTCGAACCTTGGACAGTGGCATCGGGACCTTCCCACCCCCAGATCACAGCAGCAGTGGAACCCCCAGCAAGAATCTCCCCAAGACCAAGTCACTGCGCCTGGAGCCCCCGCCAGGGGCACCCCCGGCTCGGCCTCCGGCCCTCACCAAAGTCCCTCGACGTGCCCACACGCTGGAGCGGGAGGTGCCAGGCATTGAAGAGCTGCTGGTGAGTGGGCGGCACCCCAGCATGCCAGCCTTTCCTGGACTGCTCACTGCTCCTTCCGGCCACCGAAGCCATCAGCCCTGTCCTGATGGTGAGTGTCCCAGCAGGCAGGAGGACATCCCCACGAGGATCCTCCGAGCTGGACAGATGCAGCCACTTTCCCTTTCTCGTGGGCAGATCCCTGTGAAGACCCAGGCCCTCCCCCACCTGTCCAGCTGGCCAAGAACTGGACCTTCCCCAACACCAGAGCGGCGGGCAGCTCCAGTGACCCCTTCCTGTGCCCACCCCGACAGCTGGAGGGTCTGCCTAGGCCCCCCATGGTAAGCTAACGGAAGGGGGAAAAGGTCTGGCGGTCGGGAGGGAGTGACGTGGAGACAGACGTCCCTGGTAAGGTGTGCTTACAGCCTGCCCAGCCAGAAGGAGGCGGGGGTAGGCCTGCCCACCGGCCCATTTTAGGAGAGGGCCTCCGTTCCTCCCTggaaccagcctgcctctgtgGACCCTCCTGCGGGCCAGGTGCATAGGAGGCGTCTCTCAGAAGTTCTTCTTCTCTAGGCCCTGCCTGTGGACCGGAAGCAGAGCCTGGAGCCCGGCCGCACATCTACGCCTCAGGGCCCAGCATTTGGGGGCAGTCGTACCCCTAGCACGTCGGACATGGGCGAGGAAGGCAGAGTGGCCAGTGGGGGAGCCCCCGGGCTGGAGACCTCAGAGTCTCTAAGTGACTCGCTCTATGACTCACTGTCGTCCT contains:
- the Nckap5l gene encoding nck-associated protein 5-like isoform X2: MEPPAGGTGSLRPAAGDDSSVELGTCHELLHRLRELEAENSALAQANENQRETYERCLDEVANHVVQALLNQKDLREECIKLKKRVFDLERQNQMLSTLLQQKLQLTASSLPQIPLTPLQTPSEPPASPSLNAAEDPAASLPLGHSAGHREVCWEPQLRPGGPGPPATPPPVLDALSPFLRKKAQILEVLRALEETDPLLLCSPAAPWRPPGQGPSSPEPINGELCGPPQPEPSPWAPYLLLGPGSLGALLHWERLLGGSGEEGGGARQPWAPSRAPAPAQGPSSGPRCTPGSSSSSSSDEAGDPNEAPSPDSLLGALAHKQVNLGQLLEDTETYLQAFLTGAAGPLNGDHPGAGKPSSPDPGPPQLSKSKGLPKSAWGGGTPEASRLGFGATSEGQGPLPFLSMFMGAGDAPLGSRPGHPHSSSQVKSKLQTGPPSPGEAQGPLLPSPARGLKFLKLPPASEKVPSPGGPQLSPQLPRNSRIPCRSGGSDGSPSPLLARRGLAGGELSPDGTQGLPSCPSPCSAAPDSAQLRPSQSAVSTTLSPGPGASPCFDSILDLSRSTFRGSSPEPPPSPLQVPPYSQLTLEVPQAPEVLRSPGAPSPGLSESCPYGSPQEKSLDKAGPESPHPSRRTPGSSSKKPGQGSGRRPGEPSHTPLRDRLAALGKLKTGPEGPLGPEKNGVPARPGTEKARGLGRSGDSTGDRPPTTRPLEQPEAKDVLRGAVALGTSSLKQQDLGLTDPGARVYSSHSMGARVDLEPTSPRSCLTKVELAKSRLAGALCPQVPRTPVKVPTPAPSLGKPKSPHSSPTKLPSKSPTKVVPRPVAPLGTKEPSKPDKGKGPPWADCGVPAGQPTSPVHGPAADPSQGSEGPAPHSAIEEKVMKGIEENVLRLQGQERTPGSEAKHRNTSSIASWFGLKKSKLPALNRRAEAAKTKEGAGGGSPLRKEVKTDARKLEAESLNISKLMAKAEDLRRALEEEKAYLSSRARPRPGGPATVPSSGLGQVQGQLAGMYQGADTFMQQLLNRVDGKELPPKSWREPKPEYGDFQPVSTDPKSPWPACGPRNGLVGPLQGCGKPSGKPSSEPGRREEMPSEDSLAEPVSTAHFTACGSLTRTLDSGIGTFPPPDHSSSGTPSKNLPKTKSLRLEPPPGAPPARPPALTKVPRRAHTLEREVPGIEELLVSGRHPSMPAFPGLLTAPSGHRSHQPCPDDPCEDPGPPPPVQLAKNWTFPNTRAAGSSSDPFLCPPRQLEGLPRPPMALPVDRKQSLEPGRTSTPQGPAFGGSRTPSTSDMGEEGRVASGGAPGLETSESLSDSLYDSLSSCGSQG
- the Nckap5l gene encoding nck-associated protein 5-like isoform X1, which encodes MLGLTPKAMEPPAGGTGSLRPAAGDDSSVELGTCHELLHRLRELEAENSALAQANENQRETYERCLDEVANHVVQALLNQKDLREECIKLKKRVFDLERQNQMLSTLLQQKLQLTASSLPQIPLTPLQTPSEPPASPSLNAAEDPAASLPLGHSAGHREVCWEPQLRPGGPGPPATPPPVLDALSPFLRKKAQILEVLRALEETDPLLLCSPAAPWRPPGQGPSSPEPINGELCGPPQPEPSPWAPYLLLGPGSLGALLHWERLLGGSGEEGGGARQPWAPSRAPAPAQGPSSGPRCTPGSSSSSSSDEAGDPNEAPSPDSLLGALAHKQVNLGQLLEDTETYLQAFLTGAAGPLNGDHPGAGKPSSPDPGPPQLSKSKGLPKSAWGGGTPEASRLGFGATSEGQGPLPFLSMFMGAGDAPLGSRPGHPHSSSQVKSKLQTGPPSPGEAQGPLLPSPARGLKFLKLPPASEKVPSPGGPQLSPQLPRNSRIPCRSGGSDGSPSPLLARRGLAGGELSPDGTQGLPSCPSPCSAAPDSAQLRPSQSAVSTTLSPGPGASPCFDSILDLSRSTFRGSSPEPPPSPLQVPPYSQLTLEVPQAPEVLRSPGAPSPGLSESCPYGSPQEKSLDKAGPESPHPSRRTPGSSSKKPGQGSGRRPGEPSHTPLRDRLAALGKLKTGPEGPLGPEKNGVPARPGTEKARGLGRSGDSTGDRPPTTRPLEQPEAKDVLRGAVALGTSSLKQQDLGLTDPGARVYSSHSMGARVDLEPTSPRSCLTKVELAKSRLAGALCPQVPRTPVKVPTPAPSLGKPKSPHSSPTKLPSKSPTKVVPRPVAPLGTKEPSKPDKGKGPPWADCGVPAGQPTSPVHGPAADPSQGSEGPAPHSAIEEKVMKGIEENVLRLQGQERTPGSEAKHRNTSSIASWFGLKKSKLPALNRRAEAAKTKEGAGGGSPLRKEVKTDARKLEAESLNISKLMAKAEDLRRALEEEKAYLSSRARPRPGGPATVPSSGLGQVQGQLAGMYQGADTFMQQLLNRVDGKELPPKSWREPKPEYGDFQPVSTDPKSPWPACGPRNGLVGPLQGCGKPSGKPSSEPGRREEMPSEDSLAEPVSTAHFTACGSLTRTLDSGIGTFPPPDHSSSGTPSKNLPKTKSLRLEPPPGAPPARPPALTKVPRRAHTLEREVPGIEELLVSGRHPSMPAFPGLLTAPSGHRSHQPCPDDPCEDPGPPPPVQLAKNWTFPNTRAAGSSSDPFLCPPRQLEGLPRPPMALPVDRKQSLEPGRTSTPQGPAFGGSRTPSTSDMGEEGRVASGGAPGLETSESLSDSLYDSLSSCGSQG